The Variovorax sp. S12S4 genome includes the window GCTCGCATCGGGCCGTCGCCTGCGCGGCGCGATCACGCTCATGGCCCCGCTCACGCGTGTCGAAGGCATGGAAGCTGCATTGCTGCACATGACCGTCGTCACGGCGGCGCGCATTTCACGCGCGCTGCAGTAGCCAGCCTTTGCGCACGGTTTTCTTTTCTTTTTCAACCCACGGAAGCTTTCACATGAACACCCGCCGCACCCTCATTGCCGCCGCACTCTCCAGCCTTGCCTTCTTCGGCTTTGCCGCCACCGCGCAAGCGCAGGGCGAGCCGCTGCGCGTGGCCACCGATGCCACCTTTCCGCCGATGGAGTTCGTCGAGAACGGCAAGCGCACGGGTTTCGACGTGGAGCTGGTCGAAGCGATCGGCAAGACGCTGGGCCGCAAGATCGAGTGGATCGACATCGACTTCAAGGGCCTGGTGCCGGGACTCATTTCGAAGCGCTTCGACATGGCCGTCTCGGCCATCTACATCACCGACGAGCGCAAGAAGGTCGTCGACTTCACCGTGCCCTACTACGCGGGCGGCCTGGTCGTGATGGTGAAGGACGGGAACACGGCCATCAAGATGCCGGCCGACATCAACGGCAAGAAGGTCAGCGTGCAGGTGGGCACCAAGTCGGTCTCCTACACCAAGGAAAAGTATCCGCAGGTGCAGCTGATGGAAGTCGAGAAGAACCAGGAAATGTTCAACCTGGTGGACATCGGCCGCGCCGATGCGGCTGTGACCGGCAAGCCCGCCGCTTACCAGTACGTGCGCACGCGCGGCGGCCTGAAGGTGCTGCCCGAGCAGATCACCACCGAGGAATACGGCATGGCCATCCGCAAGGACACGCCCGAGCTCACCAAGGCAGTGAACGGCGCCATCGAGAAGCTCAAGGCCGACGGCACCTATGCGCAAATCGTCGCGAAGTGGTTCAACGCCAGCGCCAAGTAATCCGGCCGGCTCATGGATCTCGATTTCTCGCCGGTCTGGCAAGGCTGGCCCGACCTGCTGCGCGGCGCGCTCGTCACGGTGGAAATTACCGCCTGCGCGCTCGCCCTCGGCTGCGTGCTGGGCCTCGTGGTCGGCATCGGGCGGCTCAACCCCAAGCGGCGCTGGCTCTACGGCCTATGCACTGCCTATGTGGCGGCGATTCGCGGCACGCCGCTGCTGGTGCAGCTGTTCATCTTGTTCTTCGGCCTGCCGCACTTCGGCATCTTGCTGCCGGCCTTCCTGTGCGGCGTGCTGGGGCTGGGCGTGTATTCGGGCGCGTATGTGTCGGAGATCGTGCGCGGCGCCATCCAGTCGATCGACAAGGGCCAGACCCTCGCGGCCCAGTCGCTGGGCATGACACCCGCCACGGCGATGCGCGAGATCGTGCTGCCGCAGGCGGTGGTGCGCATGATCCCGCCGCTGGGCAACGAGTTCATTGCGCTCATCAAGAACTCGGCGCTGGTGTCGCTGCTCACCATTCACGACGTGATGCATGAGGGGCAGAAGATCATCAGCGTGTCGTACCGCTCGCTCGAGGTGTACCTTGCCATCGCGCTCGTGTACTTCGTGCTCACGGGCACGATGACGCTGGTTCTCAGGCACTTCGAGCAGAAGCTGCGGCAGGGCGGGTTGATGCGATGAGTCTGCATTTCGTCTTTCTCCCTCCCCTGTCGGGGGAGGGTTGGGGTGGGGGCACGACGGCCTCGACCCGCGCTCGGCGCTCGCCGGGCACCGCCCCCATCCCGGCCTTCCCCGGAAGGGGAAGGAGCAAGAGGACCGGCCATGAAACGCGTGCAGCGCTTCTCCCGCGCATCGCTCCCGGCCAAGCCATGGAAGAACGGCGGCGGCACCACGCAGGAAATCATCAGCTGGCCCGAGGGCGCGGGGCTCGACGACTTTAGCTGGCGCGCGAGCATCGCCACCATTGCGGCGCCGGGGCCGTTCTCGGTGTTCGAAGGCGTCGACCGCAGCATCATGCTGCTCGAAGGCGATGGCGTGCGGCTCTTCACACCCGACGGACGAACGGACCACCGGCTCGACGCGCCGCACCGGCCCTTCACTTTCAGCGGCGACGAGGCGATCGATTGCGCGCTGCTCGGCGGCGCATCGAACGACTTCAACATCATGGCGCGGCGCGGCCGGTGGCGCGCCGAAGTGCAGGTGCTCGCCGAGCCCTCGGTCGTCGAGCCAGCTCCGCACGGCGTGCTGCTTGCGCTGCGCGGCACGTGGCGCCTGAACGGCGAGGCGCGCGCCGAAGGCGAGGGCGTGTACTGGGCCGAAGACGCGCAGGCGTGGCAAGCCGTGCCGGAGGACGAAGGCGCGCGGTTGGCAGCGGTTCGCATCGTGCCGGCGTAAGCTCTGGAATACCGAAAGAGACCCATGACATCCGCAATCTCGTACCCCTCGGCCGATGGCCTCTGGACTGGCCTTCGCCTCGCGCCCGGTGCTGCGCCGGCCACCCCTGCGGAAGCCGCTGCCGATGCCGCCATCGCGGTGGAAGGGGGCAAGGTCCGCTGGGTAGGCGCACGCCATGCGCTGCCCGCCGAATTTGCGGGCCTTGCATCGCACGACGGCGGCGGCGCGCTTGTCACGCCGGGCCTGGTCGATTGCCACACCCACCTGGTCTACGGCGGCCAGCGTGCCAACGAGTTCGCAATGCGGCTCGCGGGCGCGAGCTACGAAGAGGTGGCAAAGGCGGGCGGCGGCATCGTCTCGTCGGTGCGCGCCACGCGCGAAGCCGATGAAGACATGCTCTTTGCACAGGCTGCGCAGCGGCTCGAGCAATTGCTGGCCGACGGCGTCTGCGCCATCGAAATCAAGTCGGGCTACGGCCTTTCGCTCGAGCATGAGCGCAAGCAACTGCGCGTGGCGCGGCGCCTTGGCGATGCCTACGGCGTGACCGTGCGCACCACCTTTCTCGGCGCGCATGCGCTGCCGCCCGAATACGCGGGCCGCAGCGGCGACTACATCGACCTCGTCTGCAGCCAGATGCTGCCCGCGCTTGCCGCCGAAGGGCTGGTCGATGCGGTGGACGTGTTCTGCGAACGCATCGCGTTTTCACTGGCCCAAACCGAGCAGGTCTTCAAGGCCGCGAAAGCACTGGGCCTGCCCGTCAAGCTGCACGCCGAGCAGCTCTCCGACATGGGCGGTGCCGCGCTCGCCGCGCGCTACGGCGCGCTCTCGTGCGACCACATCGAGCACCTGTCGGCCGAAGGCATCGAGGCCATGCGCCGGTCGGGCACCGTGGCCGTGCTGCTGCCCGGCGCCTACTACACGCTGCGCGACACGCACCTGCCGCCCATCGAGGCGCTGCGCGCCGCCGGCGTGCCGATGGCCGTGTCGACCGACCACAACCCCGGCACATCGCCCGCACTGAGCCTGCTGTTGATGATGAACATGGCGTGCACGCTGTTCCGCCTGACCGTGCCCGAGGCGCTGGCCGGCGTCACGGTGCATGCGGCGCGCGCGCTCGGCCTGCAGGACACGCACGGCGCCATTGCGGTGGGCATGCCTGCCAACTTCGTGCTGTGGAATGTGGGCGAGGCGGCCGAGCTGGCCTACTGGTTCGGCCAGCGCCCGGTGCGCACCGTGGTTCGTAAGGGCCGAATTGCCGTGGGAGCCGCCGCATGACGCGCACGCTGTTTGCAGCCGACGCATTGCTGCCCGGCGGCTGGGCCAGCAACGTTCTGTTGTCGTGGAACGATGCCGGCCAGCTCACGCAGGTGCAGTCCGCAGCTCAGCCGGCAGCCGGCGCGCAGGTGGCAAACGGCCCCGTGATCCCCGGCATGCCCAACCTGCATTCGCACGCCTTCCAGCGCGCCTTCGCAGGGCTCACCGAACACCGCGCCGAGCAGCACGACAGCTTCTGGAGCTGGCGCACGCTGATGTACCGCTTTGCCGCGCGCCTCGGGCCGCAGCACATGGAGGCCATTGCCACCTGGCTCTATGCCGAAATGCTCGAAGCCGGCTACACCAGCGTGTGCGAGTTTCAATACGTGCACCACGACGCCGACGGCCGCCCTTATGCGAACGACGCAACGCTGAGCCTCGCGCTGCTGCGCGCCGCGCAAAAGGTGGGCATCGGCTTCACGCTGCTGCCCGTGCTCTACCAGACCAGCGGCTTTGGCGGCCTGCCGCCCAACGAAGGGCAGCGCCGCTTCATCCGCTCGACCGACTCGATGCTGCGCCTGCTCGATGCGCTCAAGCCCGTGTGCGACGCACAGGGCGCTCGGCTGGGCCTTGCGCCGCACTCGCTGCGCGCCGTGCCGCCTGATGCCCTGCGCGAAGCCGTGGCGGGCCTGGAAGCCATCGACCCCGCCGCCCCGATCCACATCCACATTGCCGAGCAGACCAAGGAAGTCGACGATTGCATGGCCTGGAGCGGCCAGCGCCCGGTGGCCTGGCTGCTCGACCATGCACCGGTCGATGCGCGCTGGTGCCTCGTGCATGCCACGCACATGGACATGGCCGAATACGAGCGCGGCGCAAAGAGCGGCGCGGTGGCCGGCCTGTGTCCCACCACCGAAGCCAACCTCGGCGATGGCATCTTCGACTTTTCGGCATGGCGCCACCATGGCGGCGCCTGGGGCGTGGGCTCCGACAGCCATGCCACCGTGAACGCGGCCGAAGAGCTGCTGATGCTCGAATACAGCCAGCGCCTGGGCAAGCGGCAGCGCAACGTCGGCGCGAGCGCGGCGCAGCCGCACGTGGCCACCGCGCTCACGCTCGAAGCGGTGCGCGGCGGCGCGCAGGCGTCGGGCCGGCCCATCGGCGGGCTGGCGGTGGGGCAGCAAGCCGACTTCGTCGTGCTCGATGCCGCGCAGCTCGCGCTGCAGGGCTTGCCAGCGCCCGACATGCTGTCGTCGCACGTCTTTGCCAGCCACCGCACGTCGGCCATCGATGCCGTGTGGGTGGCAGGCCGGCCGCGCGTGCAGGCGGGCCGCCATGCACTGCACAACGAGGCTGCCGCCGCATTCGTCGCAGCGCGCGGCCAGCTTCTTCTGGAAAATTGAGCCCCATGAGTTTCACCACCACCGAACCCGCATTCCGCTTCCGCCAGGGCACGCGTCCCTTGCTCATCTCCATGCCGCACGTCGGCACCT containing:
- a CDS encoding transporter substrate-binding domain-containing protein — its product is MNTRRTLIAAALSSLAFFGFAATAQAQGEPLRVATDATFPPMEFVENGKRTGFDVELVEAIGKTLGRKIEWIDIDFKGLVPGLISKRFDMAVSAIYITDERKKVVDFTVPYYAGGLVVMVKDGNTAIKMPADINGKKVSVQVGTKSVSYTKEKYPQVQLMEVEKNQEMFNLVDIGRADAAVTGKPAAYQYVRTRGGLKVLPEQITTEEYGMAIRKDTPELTKAVNGAIEKLKADGTYAQIVAKWFNASAK
- a CDS encoding amino acid ABC transporter permease codes for the protein MDLDFSPVWQGWPDLLRGALVTVEITACALALGCVLGLVVGIGRLNPKRRWLYGLCTAYVAAIRGTPLLVQLFILFFGLPHFGILLPAFLCGVLGLGVYSGAYVSEIVRGAIQSIDKGQTLAAQSLGMTPATAMREIVLPQAVVRMIPPLGNEFIALIKNSALVSLLTIHDVMHEGQKIISVSYRSLEVYLAIALVYFVLTGTMTLVLRHFEQKLRQGGLMR
- a CDS encoding HutD/Ves family protein, with protein sequence MKRVQRFSRASLPAKPWKNGGGTTQEIISWPEGAGLDDFSWRASIATIAAPGPFSVFEGVDRSIMLLEGDGVRLFTPDGRTDHRLDAPHRPFTFSGDEAIDCALLGGASNDFNIMARRGRWRAEVQVLAEPSVVEPAPHGVLLALRGTWRLNGEARAEGEGVYWAEDAQAWQAVPEDEGARLAAVRIVPA
- the hutI gene encoding imidazolonepropionase translates to MTSAISYPSADGLWTGLRLAPGAAPATPAEAAADAAIAVEGGKVRWVGARHALPAEFAGLASHDGGGALVTPGLVDCHTHLVYGGQRANEFAMRLAGASYEEVAKAGGGIVSSVRATREADEDMLFAQAAQRLEQLLADGVCAIEIKSGYGLSLEHERKQLRVARRLGDAYGVTVRTTFLGAHALPPEYAGRSGDYIDLVCSQMLPALAAEGLVDAVDVFCERIAFSLAQTEQVFKAAKALGLPVKLHAEQLSDMGGAALAARYGALSCDHIEHLSAEGIEAMRRSGTVAVLLPGAYYTLRDTHLPPIEALRAAGVPMAVSTDHNPGTSPALSLLLMMNMACTLFRLTVPEALAGVTVHAARALGLQDTHGAIAVGMPANFVLWNVGEAAELAYWFGQRPVRTVVRKGRIAVGAAA
- a CDS encoding formimidoylglutamate deiminase, which translates into the protein MTRTLFAADALLPGGWASNVLLSWNDAGQLTQVQSAAQPAAGAQVANGPVIPGMPNLHSHAFQRAFAGLTEHRAEQHDSFWSWRTLMYRFAARLGPQHMEAIATWLYAEMLEAGYTSVCEFQYVHHDADGRPYANDATLSLALLRAAQKVGIGFTLLPVLYQTSGFGGLPPNEGQRRFIRSTDSMLRLLDALKPVCDAQGARLGLAPHSLRAVPPDALREAVAGLEAIDPAAPIHIHIAEQTKEVDDCMAWSGQRPVAWLLDHAPVDARWCLVHATHMDMAEYERGAKSGAVAGLCPTTEANLGDGIFDFSAWRHHGGAWGVGSDSHATVNAAEELLMLEYSQRLGKRQRNVGASAAQPHVATALTLEAVRGGAQASGRPIGGLAVGQQADFVVLDAAQLALQGLPAPDMLSSHVFASHRTSAIDAVWVAGRPRVQAGRHALHNEAAAAFVAARGQLLLEN